In Streptomyces ambofaciens ATCC 23877, a single genomic region encodes these proteins:
- a CDS encoding MaoC/PaaZ C-terminal domain-containing protein: protein MDSASSPTPATPTTTTAATTTTTLSGSPALAPLLARGALLSPLKRPRPGAAFPRTRLVLPGLRVDLARLAAYERACGFATGADALPVTYPHVLGFPAVMRLMSDRRFPLPLLGLVHTSIDITRRAVLPTTAAYELTAYVEGLAPHRRGTEAAVVTRLRSGTDLVWESRSTYLARHRTSGHTHTAPSEGSAAPPEELAGPLPARAEWRLAGDVGRRYGAASGDRNPIHLHPLTARLFGFPRPIAHGMWTVARCLAAHGTPDATVVRARFRAPVPLPGTVTYGAEGGRFELRGAGDRLHLSGEVGPYPA, encoded by the coding sequence ATGGACTCCGCCTCCTCCCCGACGCCCGCAACCCCCACGACCACGACGGCCGCCACCACGACGACCACGCTGAGCGGCTCGCCCGCCCTCGCGCCGCTCCTCGCGCGCGGCGCGCTGCTGTCCCCGCTCAAGCGGCCCCGCCCGGGCGCCGCCTTCCCCCGCACCCGGCTGGTCCTGCCCGGCCTGCGCGTGGACCTCGCGCGCCTGGCCGCCTACGAGCGGGCCTGCGGGTTCGCGACCGGCGCGGACGCGCTGCCCGTGACCTACCCGCACGTGCTGGGCTTCCCCGCCGTCATGCGCCTGATGAGCGACCGGCGCTTCCCGCTGCCGCTGCTCGGGCTCGTCCACACCTCGATCGACATCACCCGCCGCGCCGTCCTGCCCACGACGGCCGCGTACGAACTCACCGCCTACGTCGAGGGGCTCGCCCCGCACCGGCGCGGCACCGAGGCGGCCGTCGTGACGCGACTGCGGTCCGGCACCGACCTGGTGTGGGAGTCACGCAGTACCTACCTGGCCCGGCACCGGACCTCCGGGCACACGCACACGGCGCCCTCGGAGGGCTCCGCCGCGCCCCCGGAGGAACTCGCCGGGCCCCTGCCCGCCCGCGCCGAGTGGCGCCTCGCCGGTGACGTCGGGCGGCGCTACGGCGCCGCGTCCGGCGACCGCAACCCGATCCACCTGCACCCGCTCACCGCCCGCCTCTTCGGCTTCCCCCGGCCCATCGCGCACGGCATGTGGACCGTGGCCCGGTGCCTCGCCGCACACGGGACACCCGACGCGACGGTGGTGCGGGCCCGGTTCCGGGCGCCGGTACCGCTGCCGGGGACGGTGACCTACGGGGCCGAGGGCGGCCGGTTCGAGCTGCGCGGCGCCGGGGACCGGCTGCACCTGTCCGGCGAGGTCGGGCCCTACCCGGCCTGA
- a CDS encoding 3-oxoacyl-ACP reductase encodes MADRYLSFTGTAPGRFLTRRLGLPQPAPLVRDALEGGLLHRTAGRTALDLAPVLARTGLAADEDGRPAAVVLDATGVRDVDALAAVHTALHPVVRSVAASGRIVVLGAPLDPDDHHQAAAQQALEGFTRSLGKEIGRGRTVNLVRLTDAPAAESTLRFLLSAASAYVSGQVIEVAPAGAAVTAPDDWDRPLAGRTALVTGAARGIGAAVAGTLVEQGAHVVVLDVPQAEQEARGLAERLGGTPLALDITAADAGERIAAALPGGLDVLVHNAGVTRDRRLVNMAADRWSSVLDVNLASVLRTTDALLAAGAVNRGGRIVATASIAGLAGNAGQTNYGASKAGIVGLVRSLAPRALAGHGVTVNAVAPGFIETRMTAAVPLFIREAGRRMNSLAQGGLPVDVARTTAWLAHPASGAVNGQVVRVCGQSLLGA; translated from the coding sequence ATGGCCGACCGCTATCTCAGCTTCACCGGCACCGCGCCCGGCCGTTTCCTCACCCGGCGCCTCGGCCTCCCGCAGCCCGCACCGCTGGTACGGGACGCGCTGGAGGGCGGCCTGCTGCACCGCACGGCCGGCAGGACCGCCCTGGACCTCGCCCCCGTGCTGGCCCGCACGGGTCTCGCCGCCGACGAGGACGGCCGCCCGGCCGCCGTCGTCCTCGACGCCACCGGCGTCCGGGACGTCGACGCGCTCGCCGCGGTGCACACCGCCCTGCACCCCGTCGTGCGGTCCGTCGCCGCGAGCGGCCGGATCGTGGTCCTCGGCGCACCGCTCGACCCCGACGACCACCACCAGGCCGCCGCCCAGCAGGCCTTGGAGGGGTTCACCCGCTCGCTCGGCAAGGAGATCGGGCGGGGCCGGACGGTCAACCTGGTCCGGCTCACCGACGCCCCCGCCGCCGAGTCCACCCTCCGTTTCCTCCTCTCCGCCGCCTCCGCCTACGTCAGCGGCCAGGTGATCGAGGTCGCCCCCGCCGGCGCCGCCGTCACCGCCCCCGACGACTGGGACCGCCCCCTCGCCGGGCGCACCGCGCTGGTCACCGGCGCCGCCCGCGGCATCGGCGCCGCCGTCGCCGGGACGCTGGTCGAGCAGGGCGCCCACGTCGTCGTCCTCGACGTGCCGCAGGCGGAGCAGGAGGCGCGCGGGCTCGCCGAGCGTCTCGGCGGCACCCCCCTCGCCCTCGACATCACCGCCGCCGACGCGGGCGAGCGCATCGCCGCCGCCCTGCCCGGCGGACTCGACGTACTGGTCCACAACGCGGGCGTCACCCGCGACCGGCGCCTGGTCAACATGGCCGCCGATCGATGGAGTTCCGTCCTCGACGTCAACCTCGCGAGCGTCCTGCGCACCACGGACGCGCTGCTCGCCGCGGGCGCGGTCAACCGGGGCGGCCGGATCGTGGCGACCGCCTCCATCGCCGGGCTCGCGGGCAACGCGGGCCAGACCAACTACGGCGCGAGCAAGGCCGGGATCGTCGGCCTGGTCCGCTCGCTCGCCCCGCGCGCGCTCGCCGGGCACGGGGTGACGGTGAACGCGGTCGCGCCGGGCTTCATCGAGACGAGGATGACCGCGGCGGTCCCCCTTTTCATCCGCGAGGCCGGCCGCCGCATGAACTCCCTGGCGCAGGGCGGCCTCCCGGTCGACGTCGCCCGGACCACCGCGTGGCTCGCCCACCCGGCCTCCGGCGCGGTCAACGGCCAGGTCGTACGGGTCTGCGGCCAGAGCCTGCTGGGGGCGTGA
- a CDS encoding acetyl-CoA C-acetyltransferase codes for MSPLEPPRARRVAVIGGSRVPFARSDGPYATASNQEMLTAALDGLVERYGLQGPGAVGEFVAGAVLKHSRDFNLARETVLGSALDPRTPAYDVQQACGTGLQAVIAAANKIALGQTESAVAGGADTASDAPLGVNDRLRRILLEARRAKSARGRAKALARIRPGHLVPDIPRNAEPRTGLSMGEHAAVTARARGITREAQDELAATSHQRLAAAYERGFFRDLVVPFRGLARDQNLRPGSTVEKLAALKPVFGLSGAEPTMTAGNSTPLTDGAATVLLASEEWAEARGLEPLAYLTAHETAAVDFVGGDVAGGEDGLLMAPAYAVPRMLERAGLGIEDFDLVEIHEAFASQVLATLAAWEKRGLAPVDRARLNVAGSSLATGHPFAATGARVVATLAALLAEREGPGRGLISVCAAGGQGVTAILERT; via the coding sequence ATGAGCCCCCTGGAACCGCCCCGGGCGCGCCGTGTCGCCGTCATCGGCGGCAGCCGCGTCCCCTTCGCCCGCTCCGACGGCCCGTACGCCACCGCCTCCAACCAGGAGATGCTCACCGCGGCGCTCGACGGCCTGGTCGAGCGGTACGGCCTCCAGGGGCCGGGCGCGGTCGGCGAGTTCGTCGCGGGCGCGGTCCTCAAGCACAGCCGCGACTTCAACCTGGCCCGCGAGACGGTCCTCGGCTCGGCACTGGACCCGCGCACGCCCGCGTACGACGTCCAGCAGGCCTGCGGCACCGGACTCCAGGCCGTGATCGCCGCCGCCAACAAGATCGCCCTCGGCCAGACCGAGTCGGCGGTCGCGGGCGGCGCCGACACGGCGAGCGACGCGCCGCTCGGCGTCAACGACCGCCTGCGCCGCATCCTCCTGGAGGCCCGCCGGGCGAAGTCGGCCCGCGGCCGGGCGAAGGCGCTGGCGCGGATCCGCCCGGGCCACCTGGTCCCGGACATCCCGCGCAACGCCGAGCCGCGCACCGGCCTGTCGATGGGCGAGCACGCCGCCGTGACCGCCCGCGCCCGGGGCATCACCCGCGAGGCGCAGGACGAGCTGGCGGCCACGAGCCATCAGCGGCTGGCGGCGGCGTACGAACGCGGCTTCTTCCGGGACCTGGTGGTCCCCTTCCGGGGCCTGGCCCGCGACCAGAACCTGCGCCCCGGCTCGACGGTGGAGAAACTCGCCGCGCTGAAGCCGGTGTTCGGCCTGTCCGGAGCCGAGCCCACGATGACGGCGGGAAACTCCACGCCCCTGACGGACGGCGCGGCGACGGTCCTGCTGGCGAGCGAGGAGTGGGCCGAGGCCCGCGGGCTGGAGCCGCTGGCGTACCTGACGGCGCACGAGACGGCGGCCGTGGACTTCGTCGGCGGCGATGTCGCGGGCGGTGAGGACGGCCTGCTGATGGCTCCGGCGTACGCGGTCCCGCGGATGCTGGAGCGGGCCGGGCTGGGCATCGAGGACTTCGACCTGGTCGAGATCCACGAGGCGTTCGCGTCCCAGGTGCTGGCCACGCTGGCGGCCTGGGAGAAGCGGGGCCTGGCCCCCGTGGACCGCGCCCGCCTGAACGTGGCCGGCTCCTCCCTGGCCACCGGGCACCCCTTCGCGGCGACCGGCGCCCGCGTCGTGGCGACGCTGGCCGCGCTGCTCGCCGAGCGGGAGGGGCCCGGGCGCGGGCTGATCTCCGTCTGCGCGGCCGGCGGCCAGGGGGTCACGGCCATACTGGAACGAACGTGA
- a CDS encoding AMP-dependent synthetase/ligase, translating into MSTPLPSFAASAAYADSPGPTLVEPETRRLDGAVREAYVPPLAPPVRRGSLADLPFDNAVAARDQVVLSRRSAEGEWSDVTAAEFAGQVLAVAKGMVSEGLMPGDRIAIMARTTYEWTLLDFAAWAAGLVTVPVYPTSSLFQTRWILQDSGAVTLVTETTAQAAAMGPELDRIPDLKHLWVMEKGHVEQLAELGAQVPDAEVEVRRGMLSPSTLATLIYTSGTTGRPKGCALTHGNFFAEVDNAIELLYPVFKARTGEEPSILLFLPMSHVFGRMVAVACVRARVRLGHAPSLRPEDLLPDLAAFRPTCLLTIPYMLEKIFNSARAKAESGGRSAAFDRAVSVAVRYGEAMEARQTGASGGPGRGLKTARSFYDPLVFRKIRNAMGGRVRYAICGGSPLGRRLAAFYAGAGIEIFEGYGLTETTAAATVTPPLKPRLGTVGWPLPGTRIRIAADGEILVAGEQVLPGYWDPQAGGVVPAAPDGWFATGDIGSLDDEGYLTITGRKKELLITAGGKSVAPAPLENWLRSHPLISQCIVLGDRRPYVSALFTLDPDGLTHWRRMNGKHPVPPELLTDDEEVLAVLQRAVDEANKLVSRPESIRRFAVLPRDFTEWEGHLTPSMKLRREVIMRDFAGAVEKLYDGS; encoded by the coding sequence GTGTCCACCCCGCTTCCCTCCTTCGCCGCATCCGCCGCCTACGCCGACTCGCCCGGCCCCACGCTGGTCGAGCCCGAGACGCGGCGGCTGGACGGGGCCGTACGGGAGGCGTACGTACCGCCGCTCGCCCCGCCGGTGCGGCGCGGCTCCCTCGCCGACCTGCCCTTCGACAACGCGGTCGCGGCCCGGGACCAGGTGGTCCTCAGCCGCAGGTCGGCGGAGGGGGAGTGGTCCGACGTGACGGCGGCGGAGTTCGCCGGGCAGGTGCTGGCCGTCGCCAAGGGCATGGTCTCCGAGGGCCTGATGCCGGGCGACCGCATCGCGATCATGGCGCGGACGACGTACGAGTGGACGCTGCTGGACTTCGCGGCGTGGGCGGCCGGCCTGGTCACCGTCCCCGTCTACCCGACCTCCTCCCTCTTCCAGACCCGCTGGATACTCCAGGACTCCGGCGCGGTCACCCTGGTCACCGAGACCACCGCGCAGGCCGCGGCCATGGGCCCGGAACTGGACCGCATCCCGGACCTGAAGCACCTGTGGGTCATGGAGAAGGGGCACGTGGAACAACTGGCGGAGCTGGGCGCCCAGGTGCCCGACGCGGAGGTGGAGGTCCGCCGGGGCATGCTGAGCCCGAGCACGCTCGCCACCCTGATCTACACCTCCGGCACCACCGGCCGCCCCAAGGGCTGCGCGCTGACCCACGGCAACTTCTTCGCCGAGGTCGACAACGCCATCGAGCTGCTCTACCCCGTCTTCAAGGCGAGGACGGGCGAGGAGCCGTCGATCCTGCTCTTCCTGCCGATGTCCCACGTCTTCGGCCGCATGGTCGCCGTGGCCTGCGTCCGCGCCCGGGTCCGCCTCGGCCACGCGCCGAGCCTGCGGCCCGAGGACCTGCTCCCGGACCTGGCTGCCTTCCGGCCGACCTGCCTGCTGACCATTCCGTACATGCTGGAGAAGATCTTCAACAGCGCCCGCGCCAAGGCCGAGTCGGGCGGCCGGTCCGCGGCCTTCGACCGCGCCGTCTCGGTGGCGGTGCGCTACGGCGAGGCCATGGAGGCCCGCCAGACGGGCGCGAGCGGCGGCCCGGGCCGCGGTCTGAAGACCGCCCGCTCCTTCTACGACCCCCTCGTCTTCCGCAAGATCCGCAACGCCATGGGCGGCCGGGTCCGCTACGCCATCTGCGGCGGCTCCCCGCTCGGCCGCCGCCTGGCCGCCTTCTACGCGGGGGCCGGCATCGAGATCTTCGAGGGCTACGGACTCACGGAGACCACGGCCGCGGCGACGGTGACGCCCCCGCTCAAGCCGCGCCTCGGCACGGTGGGCTGGCCGCTGCCCGGCACCCGCATCCGCATCGCCGCCGACGGGGAGATCCTCGTCGCCGGCGAACAGGTCCTGCCCGGTTACTGGGACCCGCAGGCGGGCGGCGTCGTCCCGGCCGCCCCCGACGGCTGGTTCGCCACCGGCGACATCGGCAGCCTGGACGACGAGGGCTACCTGACGATCACCGGCCGCAAGAAGGAGCTGCTGATCACCGCGGGCGGCAAGAGCGTGGCCCCGGCCCCCCTGGAGAACTGGCTGCGCTCCCACCCCCTGATCTCCCAGTGCATCGTCCTCGGGGACCGGCGCCCCTACGTCTCCGCCCTGTTCACCCTCGACCCCGACGGCCTCACCCACTGGCGCCGCATGAACGGCAAGCACCCGGTGCCGCCCGAGCTCCTCACCGACGACGAGGAGGTCCTGGCGGTGCTCCAGCGCGCGGTGGACGAGGCGAACAAGCTGGTCTCCCGCCCGGAGTCCATCCGCCGCTTCGCCGTCCTGCCCCGGGACTTCACCGAGTGGGAGGGCCATCTGACCCCCTCGATGAAGCTCCGGCGCGAGGTGATCATGCGGGACTTCGCGGGTGCGGTGGAGAAGCTGTACGACGGCTCCTGA
- a CDS encoding class I SAM-dependent methyltransferase gives MPQDPAFVTTTRDFYDTIVEDYADRFRSLGAGTPLDRALMGAFAELVGAQGEVADLGCGPGRVTAHLASLGLRVFGLDLSASMLAVARRENPGLRFEQGSMLELDLPDGALAGAVSWYSSIHTPWERLPDLFAEIRRVLAPGGHLLLAFQVGDGPTRLDRPFGHPVTLDFEKRRPEPVAELLEEAGFTVLSRTVRVQEDDTSAKVPQACLIARR, from the coding sequence GTGCCCCAAGACCCCGCCTTCGTCACCACCACCCGCGACTTCTACGACACGATCGTCGAGGACTACGCGGACCGCTTCCGTTCCCTCGGTGCCGGCACCCCGCTGGACCGCGCGCTGATGGGCGCCTTCGCCGAACTGGTGGGGGCGCAGGGGGAGGTGGCCGACCTCGGCTGCGGGCCCGGCCGGGTCACCGCGCACCTCGCCTCGCTGGGCCTGCGGGTCTTCGGCCTCGACCTCTCCGCCTCGATGCTCGCCGTCGCGCGCCGCGAGAACCCGGGCCTGCGCTTCGAGCAGGGTTCGATGCTGGAGCTGGACCTGCCCGACGGCGCCCTCGCGGGGGCCGTCTCCTGGTACTCGTCGATCCACACGCCGTGGGAGCGGCTGCCGGACCTCTTCGCGGAGATCCGGCGCGTGCTGGCGCCGGGCGGGCACCTGCTCCTCGCCTTCCAGGTCGGCGACGGGCCGACCCGGCTCGACCGCCCCTTCGGCCACCCGGTCACCCTGGACTTCGAGAAGCGGCGGCCGGAACCGGTGGCGGAACTGCTGGAGGAAGCCGGGTTCACCGTGCTGTCGCGGACGGTGCGCGTACAGGAGGACGACACCTCGGCGAAGGTCCCGCAGGCCTGCCTGATCGCCCGCCGCTGA
- a CDS encoding AzlD domain-containing protein: MVAVILALAVGTYAFRLVGPVLHGRVTVPERARELLSAGAVVLLVALLATGAFTEGGGFAGWARPAGVLAGGVLAWRRAPFAVVVLGAAAVTAALRAAGLE, from the coding sequence ATGGTCGCCGTGATCCTGGCGCTGGCGGTCGGGACGTACGCCTTCCGCCTGGTCGGCCCGGTGCTGCACGGCCGGGTCACGGTGCCGGAGCGGGCGCGGGAGCTGCTGTCCGCCGGTGCCGTGGTGCTGCTGGTGGCGCTGCTGGCGACGGGGGCCTTCACCGAGGGGGGCGGCTTCGCGGGCTGGGCGCGGCCGGCCGGGGTGCTGGCCGGGGGCGTACTGGCGTGGCGGCGGGCGCCGTTCGCGGTGGTGGTGCTGGGGGCGGCGGCGGTGACGGCGGCGCTGCGGGCGGCGGGGCTGGAATGA